A genomic segment from Candidatus Alcyoniella australis encodes:
- a CDS encoding CAP domain-containing protein, whose amino-acid sequence MRTLKIVAALLVVAGLFGGDHPRYISDYYNAPAPRVEISKDEQQVADRVNDALRSRGLTILSMDPRMVLVCRHISAYLQANGIERVDVFDSDEIKRQLNDAGVTDGRIMIHLGNSHGVDEFIGSSLDKLVEQVRNAGMTHVGVGVVSGGMLSRVSFITLIMTKRPVLLGTLPRKVAGGTRQSLSIAPARGVKNVGLHFSDPAGRELPVELRGAAGGKRFAELNFNAGGGAYTIEVTFEGDYGPEVGALFQVQCQGPAAAQSQASVSPYTEIDWDIRNEQEAEDLILMLINDERISAGLTPLTLYGPLSDVARGHSRDMAQNNFVGHLSPGRGDVSDRVDAAGIKWSRVTENIARAETIQDAHRGLMGSPVHRRNVIDSEVNFVGIGVVFIDGPYGGRQVLVTVDFLAMR is encoded by the coding sequence ATGCGCACACTAAAAATCGTCGCGGCACTGTTGGTGGTGGCCGGCCTTTTCGGCGGCGACCATCCGCGATACATCAGCGATTACTACAACGCCCCCGCGCCGCGGGTCGAGATTTCCAAAGACGAGCAGCAGGTGGCCGATCGGGTCAATGATGCGTTGCGCAGCCGCGGCCTTACGATCCTGAGTATGGATCCGCGGATGGTGCTGGTCTGCCGCCACATCAGCGCCTATCTGCAGGCCAACGGCATCGAGCGCGTCGACGTCTTCGATTCGGACGAGATCAAGCGACAGCTCAACGATGCGGGCGTGACCGACGGCCGGATCATGATCCACCTGGGCAACTCCCACGGGGTCGACGAGTTCATCGGATCGTCGCTGGACAAGCTGGTGGAGCAGGTGCGCAACGCGGGCATGACCCACGTGGGCGTGGGGGTCGTCTCCGGCGGAATGCTCTCGCGGGTGAGCTTCATCACCTTGATCATGACTAAGCGGCCGGTGTTGCTGGGCACGCTTCCGCGCAAGGTCGCGGGCGGAACGCGCCAGAGCCTGTCGATTGCACCGGCGCGCGGCGTGAAGAACGTCGGCCTGCACTTCAGCGACCCGGCGGGCCGCGAGCTGCCCGTGGAACTGCGCGGCGCAGCGGGCGGTAAACGTTTCGCCGAATTAAACTTCAACGCCGGCGGCGGCGCGTACACCATCGAGGTGACTTTCGAGGGCGACTACGGCCCGGAGGTCGGCGCGCTGTTTCAGGTCCAGTGCCAGGGACCCGCGGCCGCGCAGTCGCAGGCCTCGGTCAGCCCCTACACGGAGATCGACTGGGATATCCGCAACGAGCAGGAGGCCGAGGACCTGATCCTGATGTTGATCAACGACGAGCGGATCAGCGCCGGTCTGACTCCGCTTACGCTCTACGGCCCGCTGTCCGACGTGGCCCGTGGGCACAGCCGCGACATGGCGCAGAACAACTTCGTCGGGCACCTCTCGCCGGGCCGCGGCGACGTCTCGGATCGCGTGGACGCCGCGGGGATCAAGTGGTCGCGCGTCACCGAGAACATCGCCCGCGCCGAGACGATCCAGGACGCGCACCGCGGGCTGATGGGCAGCCCGGTGCATCGGCGCAACGTGATCGATTCGGAGGTCAACTTCGTGGGCATCGGCGTGGTATTCATCGACGGGCCCTATGGCGGTCGCCAGGTGCTGGTGACCGTCGATTTTCTCGCCATGCGCTGA
- a CDS encoding radical SAM protein: MRIACVNPPFIGRYSRSQRSPGVIKSGTMYYPYWLAHAVALLEQRGHQCLLLDAPASGLGLDATLELLDDWRPGLVVLDTSTPSFESDARIAAQLKGRLSGARVVLVGTHVSALPESCLAAASPVDGVAIGEYDLTIAELADVLAGDGDPLDVPGLAWRADDAIVRTAGRAPIEDLDQLPWIAPVYAAQLDPRDYRFSLSGFPMAMLISGRGCPNGCFFCVYPQTMHGRRYRARSPEHVVGEMEWIERNMPTVREIVFEDDTFTADESRVLAICELIRGRGLRLPWFANVRVTTGRETLRAMRDAGFRACAVGYESGSQQLLDEMHKGITLERSYRFAADAAELGVLVHGCFMVGFPGETEQTMQATLQHAIRLNPDSAQFYPLFPYPGTEAFAWAEQHQALTSTDTAQWVDGQGRHRAVLSLPGLSSQRMFEFCEQASRRFHFRPRYLAKKLLQLLTRPVEGLRSLRAGLSFVRYLLGSGRG; this comes from the coding sequence GTGAGGATCGCCTGTGTAAATCCGCCGTTCATCGGCCGTTACTCGCGCTCTCAGCGCAGTCCGGGCGTGATCAAAAGCGGCACGATGTACTACCCCTACTGGCTGGCGCACGCTGTCGCGCTGCTCGAACAGCGCGGGCACCAGTGTCTGCTGCTCGACGCGCCGGCCTCGGGCCTGGGCCTGGATGCCACGCTCGAGCTGCTGGACGATTGGCGGCCGGGCCTGGTGGTGCTCGACACCTCGACCCCGAGCTTTGAGAGCGACGCGCGCATCGCCGCGCAGCTCAAGGGGCGGCTTAGCGGTGCGCGGGTGGTGCTGGTCGGAACCCACGTCTCGGCCCTGCCCGAGAGCTGCCTCGCGGCCGCGTCTCCCGTTGACGGCGTGGCGATCGGCGAGTACGACCTGACCATCGCCGAGCTGGCCGATGTTCTGGCCGGGGACGGCGATCCGCTCGATGTGCCGGGCCTGGCCTGGCGCGCTGACGACGCGATCGTGCGCACCGCCGGGCGCGCGCCGATCGAGGACCTGGATCAGTTGCCCTGGATCGCGCCGGTCTACGCCGCGCAGCTCGACCCGCGCGACTACCGCTTCAGCCTGTCCGGCTTTCCCATGGCAATGCTGATCTCCGGCCGCGGTTGCCCCAACGGCTGCTTTTTCTGCGTCTACCCCCAGACCATGCACGGCAGACGATATCGCGCGCGCAGCCCCGAGCACGTGGTGGGCGAGATGGAGTGGATCGAGCGCAACATGCCGACCGTGCGCGAGATCGTGTTCGAGGACGATACGTTCACCGCCGACGAGTCTCGCGTGCTGGCGATCTGCGAGCTGATCCGCGGCCGCGGCCTGCGGCTGCCGTGGTTCGCCAACGTGCGCGTGACCACCGGCCGCGAGACGCTGCGCGCCATGCGCGACGCGGGATTTCGCGCCTGCGCCGTGGGCTATGAGAGCGGCTCGCAGCAGCTGCTCGACGAGATGCACAAGGGAATCACCCTCGAGCGCTCCTACCGTTTTGCCGCGGACGCGGCCGAGCTCGGCGTGCTGGTCCACGGCTGCTTCATGGTCGGATTCCCGGGCGAGACCGAACAGACCATGCAGGCCACGCTGCAACACGCGATCCGCCTGAATCCGGACAGCGCGCAGTTCTACCCGCTGTTTCCCTATCCGGGGACCGAGGCTTTTGCCTGGGCCGAGCAGCACCAGGCCCTGACCAGCACGGACACTGCGCAGTGGGTCGACGGGCAGGGCCGACACCGCGCGGTGCTCTCGCTGCCCGGACTTTCCTCGCAGCGGATGTTCGAGTTCTGCGAGCAGGCCTCGCGGCGATTCCACTTCCGGCCGCGCTATTTGGCCAAGAAGCTGTTGCAACTGCTGACTCGGCCCGTTGAGGGGCTGCGGTCGCTACGCGCCGGCCTAAGCTTCGTGCGCTATTTATTGGGGAGCGGCCGTGGCTGA
- a CDS encoding polysaccharide pyruvyl transferase family protein, protein MGDEAILESLARQARVVAPHAELYSFTFGPAGHAMLKLGDPDDPSEASRRHELFRPGKADPRRLSISAFLLRAQALSMLLHIEQLDALAYAGGYWLHDLNPVNFAAISGVLRIARGMGRRVGVIGVGAGPLESSAGKRRVRLALENAEALTVRDEHSRRVLIDAGLSRVELTADPALELPSAPQSEAELILERAGLDPNQPLAIITPCAWFRMSEFYSRRDQHIAAMERSLAIVADGLAEAGMQLLMLASMAPEDTLTSRRILSLMRGQTATAVIEAIDLLPGQVQALIGRARLLVSMRLHPLIFGLNCGVPLVAVDYDAKVRELCGRAGIEQWMVDPGQGDFSGAALDLVRSLLDDPSKQLAMAARGRSAMVARLAGNAAAIRRLVR, encoded by the coding sequence ATCGGCGACGAGGCGATCCTCGAATCGCTGGCGCGGCAGGCGCGCGTTGTAGCGCCGCACGCCGAGCTGTACTCGTTCACCTTCGGCCCGGCGGGCCACGCCATGCTAAAGCTGGGCGACCCGGACGATCCGAGCGAGGCGTCGAGGCGTCACGAGCTGTTCAGGCCGGGGAAGGCCGACCCGCGTCGGCTCTCGATCAGCGCGTTCCTGTTGCGCGCCCAGGCGCTGAGCATGTTGCTGCACATCGAGCAGCTCGACGCGCTGGCCTACGCCGGAGGCTACTGGCTGCACGACCTGAATCCCGTCAACTTTGCGGCGATCAGCGGCGTACTGCGAATCGCACGCGGCATGGGACGCCGGGTCGGGGTGATCGGTGTGGGCGCCGGTCCGCTGGAATCATCCGCGGGCAAACGGCGAGTGCGCCTGGCCCTCGAGAACGCCGAGGCGCTGACCGTGCGCGACGAGCACAGCCGCCGGGTTTTAATCGACGCCGGGCTGTCGCGGGTCGAGCTGACCGCGGACCCGGCGTTGGAGCTGCCCAGCGCGCCGCAGAGCGAGGCTGAGCTGATCTTGGAGCGTGCGGGTCTCGACCCCAACCAACCCTTGGCAATCATCACGCCCTGCGCTTGGTTTCGCATGAGCGAGTTCTACAGCCGCCGCGACCAGCACATCGCGGCCATGGAGCGCAGCCTGGCCATCGTGGCCGACGGCCTGGCAGAGGCCGGGATGCAGCTGCTGATGCTGGCGAGCATGGCCCCCGAGGACACGCTGACCTCGCGCAGGATTTTGAGCCTGATGCGCGGCCAAACCGCCACAGCGGTGATCGAGGCCATTGATCTGTTGCCCGGCCAGGTCCAGGCGCTGATCGGCCGGGCGCGGCTGCTGGTCTCAATGCGGCTGCATCCGCTGATCTTCGGGCTGAACTGCGGCGTGCCGCTGGTGGCGGTGGACTACGACGCCAAAGTGCGCGAACTGTGCGGGCGCGCCGGGATCGAGCAGTGGATGGTCGATCCGGGCCAGGGCGATTTCAGCGGTGCGGCCCTTGATCTTGTGCGCTCGTTACTCGACGATCCAAGTAAGCAGCTTGCCATGGCGGCCCGGGGGCGCAGCGCGATGGTCGCGCGGCTCGCGGGGAACGCCGCGGCGATCAGGAGGCTGGTCCGATGA
- a CDS encoding glycosyltransferase family 2 protein yields the protein MKFTIVIPAYNEEQAIRAIVERCLAAREALVRDTLLEQVQITVVSDGSSDRTAQIASEFEPEIKLIAYERNRGYGAAIKRGFAESDAELVGFLDADGTCDPLVFVELVNKLHNENADVCLGSRMTPQSRMPATRRLGNRLYRRLINIIGESEITDAASGMRVIRRERLPDLYPLPDGLHFTPAMSCRAVLDEGLKIVEVPMTYEERVGESKLNVLGDGMRFLVVILDIALTYRPLRLFGAPALLLLILALGFGGGMLVDYAATGKVADSMIFRAIAVVAFAVGGATLLSVGVLGEQAAALLHPRSAGHRPIAGLMSRVLGQAVLLGASAALLVIGGLLGLRPLLQYALGGHIAVHWSQLILAGLCVVLGVQAFALGALGRMLSHLQIKRRAQLDELLGNGPQQ from the coding sequence ATGAAATTCACCATCGTTATTCCGGCCTACAACGAGGAGCAGGCGATCCGCGCCATTGTCGAGCGCTGCCTGGCGGCGCGCGAGGCGCTGGTGCGCGACACGCTTCTGGAACAGGTGCAGATCACCGTGGTCTCCGATGGTTCCAGCGACCGCACGGCGCAGATCGCTAGCGAGTTCGAGCCCGAGATCAAGCTGATTGCTTACGAGCGCAACCGCGGTTACGGCGCGGCGATCAAGCGCGGGTTCGCCGAGTCGGACGCCGAACTGGTCGGTTTCTTGGACGCCGACGGCACCTGCGATCCGCTGGTGTTCGTCGAACTGGTCAATAAGCTGCACAATGAGAACGCCGATGTCTGCCTCGGGTCGCGCATGACGCCCCAGAGCCGCATGCCCGCCACGCGACGGCTGGGCAACCGGCTCTACCGTCGGCTGATCAACATCATCGGCGAGTCGGAGATCACCGACGCGGCCAGCGGCATGCGCGTGATCCGGCGCGAGCGGTTGCCCGACCTCTATCCGTTGCCCGACGGCCTGCACTTTACCCCGGCGATGAGCTGCCGCGCGGTGCTCGACGAGGGGTTGAAGATCGTCGAGGTGCCGATGACCTATGAGGAGCGGGTGGGCGAGAGCAAGCTCAACGTGCTCGGCGACGGAATGCGCTTTCTGGTGGTGATCCTCGATATCGCGCTGACCTACCGACCGTTAAGATTGTTCGGCGCGCCGGCGCTGCTGCTGCTGATCCTAGCCCTGGGTTTCGGCGGCGGTATGCTGGTCGACTACGCGGCCACGGGCAAGGTCGCCGACTCGATGATCTTCCGCGCCATCGCGGTGGTCGCGTTCGCCGTGGGCGGCGCTACGCTGCTCAGCGTGGGCGTGCTCGGCGAACAAGCTGCCGCTCTGCTCCATCCGCGTTCGGCCGGACATCGACCGATCGCCGGGTTGATGAGCCGCGTCCTGGGCCAGGCGGTGCTGCTCGGGGCCAGCGCCGCGCTGCTGGTAATCGGCGGTCTGCTCGGTCTGCGGCCGCTGTTGCAGTATGCGCTGGGCGGCCACATCGCCGTGCACTGGAGCCAGTTGATCCTCGCCGGACTGTGCGTGGTGCTCGGGGTCCAGGCTTTCGCTCTGGGCGCTCTGGGACGGATGCTCAGCCACTTGCAGATCAAGCGCCGCGCCCAGCTCGACGAGCTTTTGGGGAACGGCCCGCAACAGTGA
- a CDS encoding PfkB family carbohydrate kinase, protein MSILVVGSVALDTISTPYGKVERALGGSATYFSAAARFFAPVRLVGVVGEDFPEEHVRFLNEHEIDTSGLVRTAGETFHWIGEYGHELGDARTIDTKLGVFAEFRPEVPEHFRDSEVVFLANIDPELQLDVLRQVRNPQIVALDTMNFWIEGKLEALRRVLSEVDVLLINETEAQMLSGERGLIAAARKVCAMGPSTLVIKRGAHGALLIIDDELFCSPAFLLDEVHDPTGAGDTFAGGFVGYLARAGSLNSRTARQAVVAGSVMASFNVQSFSLERLGALEQGEVLRRLEEFGRLTAYEPLALD, encoded by the coding sequence ATGAGCATTCTGGTTGTGGGCTCGGTTGCCCTGGATACGATCAGCACGCCCTACGGCAAGGTCGAGCGCGCCCTGGGCGGCTCGGCGACCTACTTCAGCGCGGCAGCGCGTTTCTTTGCGCCGGTGCGGTTGGTCGGCGTGGTTGGTGAGGATTTCCCCGAGGAGCACGTACGCTTTCTCAACGAGCACGAGATCGACACCAGCGGGCTGGTGCGCACTGCGGGCGAGACGTTCCACTGGATCGGCGAGTACGGTCATGAGCTGGGCGACGCGCGCACCATCGACACCAAGCTGGGGGTGTTCGCCGAGTTTCGGCCCGAGGTGCCCGAGCATTTCCGCGACAGCGAGGTGGTGTTCCTGGCCAACATCGATCCCGAGCTGCAACTGGACGTGCTGCGCCAAGTGCGCAATCCGCAGATCGTGGCGCTGGATACGATGAACTTCTGGATCGAGGGCAAGCTCGAAGCACTGCGGCGGGTGCTGTCCGAGGTCGACGTGCTGCTGATTAACGAGACCGAGGCGCAAATGCTCTCGGGCGAACGCGGGCTGATCGCCGCGGCGCGCAAGGTCTGCGCCATGGGTCCTTCGACCCTGGTGATCAAGCGCGGAGCCCACGGCGCACTGCTGATCATCGACGACGAGCTGTTCTGTTCGCCGGCGTTTTTACTCGACGAGGTGCACGACCCCACGGGCGCGGGCGACACTTTTGCCGGCGGGTTCGTCGGCTATTTGGCGCGCGCCGGCAGCCTGAATTCGCGCACCGCGCGGCAGGCGGTGGTCGCCGGATCGGTGATGGCCAGCTTTAACGTGCAGAGCTTCTCCTTGGAACGCCTGGGTGCGCTCGAGCAAGGCGAGGTGTTGCGACGGCTGGAGGAATTCGGCCGGCTGACCGCGTACGAGCCGCTGGCGCTCGACTGA
- the mtnP gene encoding S-methyl-5'-thioadenosine phosphorylase, with translation MSDKVIGVIGGSGLYQMDGMTDVREERIDTPFGEPSDALVVGKLGDVTLAFLPRHGRGHRLMPSDINFRANIYALKQIGAQWIISVSAVGSLKEHIAPGQILIPDQFFDRTKSRVPTFFGEGIVAHVAFADPVCSELAQILYDAGIEVGATIHQYGTYICMEGPQFSTRAESNVYRSWGMDVIGMTNIPEAKLAREAEICYATMAMCTDYDCWREPDDDVSIESILEIMNSNVVVAQKLIAAAVPKIGGERNCKCASALEYGIITDRAVIPEQTVRKLGPIVSKYLA, from the coding sequence ATGAGCGACAAAGTAATCGGCGTCATCGGCGGCAGCGGCCTGTACCAGATGGACGGGATGACCGACGTGCGCGAGGAGCGCATCGACACGCCTTTCGGCGAGCCCTCGGACGCGCTGGTGGTGGGCAAGCTCGGCGACGTCACGCTGGCGTTCCTGCCGCGTCACGGGCGCGGCCATCGGCTGATGCCCTCTGACATCAACTTCCGCGCCAACATCTACGCACTCAAGCAAATCGGCGCCCAGTGGATCATCTCGGTTTCTGCCGTGGGCAGCCTCAAGGAGCACATCGCGCCGGGGCAGATCCTGATCCCGGACCAGTTCTTCGACCGCACCAAATCGCGCGTGCCCACGTTCTTTGGCGAGGGGATCGTGGCCCACGTGGCGTTCGCCGATCCGGTCTGCTCCGAGCTGGCGCAGATCCTCTACGACGCGGGGATCGAGGTCGGGGCGACGATCCACCAGTACGGCACCTACATCTGCATGGAGGGCCCGCAGTTCTCCACGCGCGCCGAGAGCAACGTCTACCGCAGTTGGGGCATGGACGTGATCGGCATGACCAACATCCCCGAGGCCAAGCTCGCGCGCGAGGCCGAGATCTGCTACGCCACGATGGCGATGTGCACGGACTACGACTGCTGGCGCGAGCCGGACGACGACGTGAGCATCGAGTCGATCCTCGAAATCATGAACAGCAACGTGGTCGTGGCGCAGAAGCTAATCGCCGCGGCCGTGCCCAAGATCGGCGGCGAGCGCAACTGCAAATGCGCCTCGGCCCTGGAGTACGGGATCATCACCGACCGCGCGGTGATTCCCGAGCAGACCGTGCGCAAGCTCGGGCCGATCGTCTCAAAATATTTAGCCTGA
- a CDS encoding glycosyltransferase family 39 protein, which yields MDRLKAEAEKTEQALPRWLWLIALVLGLLLLVRLAEPPYPRFDSGAYVLGARALARGMGLVSINHPDLAPFTIYPPVLPAYLSLFARISESLAMLKLGIILSGALCLLLTLRYYGRSWGPLISGLALLAMAGSTFYLFCGRIQGEAPYLAWTLAALLCLEQSVKRDRLGAHFWVGLACVLCAALTRQIGIALIVGAALYLLLRMSGAWRKLLAVGALALFVALPYYLTIETLQPGNLSPSQTSVLRTKGWSPNGGQIDPLSHKLVQRVEDNLERASWYAPQSLLLREDRESRGVRWALRALFGLMAIGWLYSLIRRRRAADFYVPPYLGVVLIIPWLVENRFFTVLIPFMLDYLVCGVFAVGGIVTFALRRDRRSLERPARKVAVALLALIALINIGLLSTYDGRNKWCARDNGAHAACIAATKLLDPGEIVLTHDSLAFSALTGIRSLSYMPGEQKYLEPFDIGPYMRSGGHIDAILFPRDDARRVARFIEQWDLVRVQLADAAGWNLLRVRARTDPGRISPL from the coding sequence ATGGACCGGCTAAAAGCGGAAGCTGAAAAAACAGAACAAGCGTTGCCGCGTTGGCTGTGGCTGATCGCGCTGGTGCTGGGCCTGCTGCTGCTGGTGCGGCTGGCCGAGCCGCCCTACCCGCGCTTTGACTCCGGCGCCTACGTGCTCGGGGCGCGGGCCCTGGCGCGCGGCATGGGGCTGGTGAGCATCAACCATCCCGACCTGGCGCCGTTCACGATTTACCCGCCGGTGCTGCCCGCCTACCTCTCGCTGTTCGCGCGGATCAGCGAATCGCTGGCCATGCTCAAGCTGGGGATCATCCTCAGCGGCGCGCTGTGCCTGCTGCTGACCCTGCGCTATTACGGCCGCTCATGGGGTCCGCTGATCAGCGGTTTGGCGCTGCTGGCGATGGCCGGCTCGACCTTCTACCTGTTCTGCGGGCGCATTCAGGGAGAGGCGCCGTATCTTGCATGGACCTTGGCCGCGCTGCTGTGCCTGGAACAGTCGGTCAAACGCGACAGGCTCGGCGCGCACTTCTGGGTCGGTCTGGCCTGCGTGCTGTGCGCCGCACTCACGCGACAGATCGGCATCGCCCTGATCGTCGGGGCTGCGCTCTACCTGTTGCTGCGTATGAGCGGGGCCTGGCGCAAACTGCTGGCCGTCGGGGCGCTGGCGCTGTTCGTGGCGCTGCCCTACTACTTAACGATCGAAACCTTGCAGCCGGGCAACCTCTCGCCGTCGCAGACCAGCGTGCTGCGCACCAAGGGCTGGAGTCCGAACGGCGGGCAGATCGACCCGCTGTCACACAAGCTCGTCCAGCGGGTTGAAGACAACCTCGAACGCGCGAGCTGGTACGCGCCCCAGAGCCTGCTGCTGCGCGAAGACCGGGAGAGCCGCGGCGTGCGCTGGGCGCTGCGCGCGCTGTTCGGCCTGATGGCCATCGGTTGGCTGTACTCGCTGATCAGGCGCAGGCGCGCAGCCGACTTCTACGTGCCGCCGTATCTCGGGGTGGTGCTGATCATCCCCTGGCTGGTGGAGAATCGCTTCTTCACCGTGCTGATCCCGTTCATGCTCGACTACCTGGTATGCGGCGTGTTCGCGGTCGGCGGGATCGTTACGTTTGCGCTACGCCGCGACCGACGTTCGCTGGAGCGTCCGGCGCGCAAGGTTGCCGTAGCGTTGCTGGCGCTGATCGCGCTGATCAATATCGGCCTGCTCTCGACCTACGATGGCCGCAACAAGTGGTGCGCGCGCGACAACGGCGCGCACGCAGCGTGCATCGCCGCCACCAAGCTGCTCGACCCGGGCGAGATCGTGCTGACCCACGACTCGCTGGCGTTCTCCGCGCTGACCGGAATCCGCTCGCTGAGCTACATGCCCGGCGAGCAGAAGTACCTCGAGCCGTTCGACATCGGGCCGTACATGCGTAGCGGCGGACACATCGACGCGATCCTTTTTCCGCGCGACGATGCGCGGCGGGTGGCGCGCTTTATCGAACAGTGGGACCTGGTGCGCGTGCAGCTGGCCGACGCCGCGGGCTGGAACCTGCTGCGGGTCAGGGCTCGGACTGATCCAGGGCGGATATCACCGCTTTAA
- a CDS encoding glycosyltransferase, translated as MAELCVAILTRNEERNLPELLESLVAQNIDRSRFCVMVVDNTSSDHTVEIARSFADRLPGLRVVDNSLRGIAISRNLALREAQQPLIAFTDADCVVPPHWVGRLLEGYRAHHERDAAVVAVGGGNVPLAGQGRFMDALGITLRSFFGSHGSVQGMVFERDRDVEHIPTLNILYDRERVLGIGGFDEKFLMVSEDPELNHRLRNAGLRIVYLADCVVQHKMRPDLRSWLRNVKLYGRGRTQIIRKHPDHFQLKFLVPPLVVLCLALTPLGLLWRPLALPLCYFVATLLLAAALAIKARRIDCLGWAWVILSLNPIAYGLGMIQGFFKPQPGPDD; from the coding sequence GTGGCTGAACTGTGCGTGGCGATCCTCACCCGCAACGAGGAGCGCAACCTACCCGAACTGCTCGAGAGCTTGGTCGCCCAGAACATCGACCGCTCGCGATTTTGCGTGATGGTTGTGGACAACACATCGAGCGATCACACCGTGGAGATCGCCCGCAGCTTTGCCGACCGGCTGCCTGGTCTGCGCGTTGTCGACAATTCGCTGCGCGGGATTGCGATCAGCCGCAATCTGGCGCTACGCGAGGCCCAGCAGCCCTTAATCGCTTTTACCGACGCGGACTGCGTGGTCCCGCCGCACTGGGTCGGAAGGCTGCTCGAGGGCTATCGCGCGCACCATGAGCGCGACGCGGCGGTGGTGGCGGTGGGCGGGGGCAACGTGCCGCTGGCCGGGCAGGGCCGCTTCATGGACGCGTTGGGCATCACCCTGCGCAGCTTCTTCGGCAGCCACGGCTCGGTGCAGGGGATGGTCTTTGAGCGCGACCGCGATGTGGAGCACATACCCACGCTGAACATCCTCTACGACCGCGAGCGCGTGCTGGGGATCGGCGGATTCGACGAAAAATTCCTGATGGTCTCCGAGGACCCGGAGCTCAACCACCGCCTGCGCAACGCGGGGCTGCGCATCGTCTATCTGGCCGACTGCGTGGTGCAGCACAAGATGCGCCCCGACCTGCGCTCCTGGCTGCGCAACGTCAAACTCTACGGACGCGGCCGCACGCAGATTATCCGTAAACACCCAGATCATTTTCAGCTCAAGTTCTTGGTGCCGCCGCTGGTGGTGCTGTGCCTGGCGCTGACGCCTTTGGGGTTGCTGTGGCGGCCGCTGGCATTGCCGCTGTGCTACTTCGTTGCGACCCTGTTGTTGGCCGCGGCGCTGGCGATCAAGGCGCGACGTATCGACTGCCTGGGCTGGGCCTGGGTGATTCTCTCGCTCAACCCGATCGCCTATGGACTGGGCATGATTCAGGGTTTTTTCAAGCCGCAGCCGGGTCCTGATGATTGA
- the rlmN gene encoding 23S rRNA (adenine(2503)-C(2))-methyltransferase RlmN, whose protein sequence is MRDNLLDYGEPQLAALISDLGKERYRAAQVLRWIYHQGVVDFESMTNLAKVFRSRMAERFSVDLPQIEQEQIAADGTRKLLMRLADGLAVEAVLIPEPRRMTLCVSTQVGCRMGCAFCSTAALGLRRNLRPGEICGQWLAAMLLLRSENGREISNVVLMGMGEPLDNFENVARACEIMLSANGPNLSTRRLTLSTVGLADRIDEMIRRTGVSLAVSLNAPDDATRARIMPINRRFNLERLFDALERVQLAHRRRFTFEYVLIAGVNDSDRQARRLATLMGRVPSKVNLIPLNPGPGIDYAPPEERRVREFQQILLDANVAAMVRKPRGSDIAAACGQLVAELKPLGGSQ, encoded by the coding sequence TTGCGCGACAACCTGCTCGATTACGGCGAGCCCCAGCTCGCCGCGCTGATCAGCGATCTAGGCAAGGAGCGCTACCGCGCGGCGCAGGTGTTGCGCTGGATCTACCACCAGGGCGTGGTCGATTTCGAGTCGATGACCAACCTGGCCAAAGTGTTCCGCAGCCGGATGGCCGAGCGCTTCAGCGTGGACCTACCGCAGATCGAACAAGAGCAAATCGCGGCCGACGGCACGCGCAAGCTGCTGATGCGGCTGGCCGACGGCCTGGCCGTGGAGGCGGTGCTGATCCCCGAACCGCGGCGCATGACGCTGTGCGTCAGCACCCAGGTCGGATGCCGTATGGGCTGCGCGTTTTGCTCGACCGCCGCGCTGGGCCTGCGGCGCAACCTTCGCCCGGGCGAGATCTGCGGCCAGTGGCTGGCGGCGATGCTCTTGCTGCGCTCCGAGAACGGGCGCGAGATCAGCAACGTAGTGCTGATGGGCATGGGCGAACCGCTGGACAACTTCGAGAACGTGGCCCGCGCCTGCGAGATCATGCTCAGCGCCAACGGGCCGAACCTCTCGACGCGGCGGCTGACGCTCTCCACCGTAGGCCTGGCCGACCGCATCGACGAGATGATCCGGCGCACGGGCGTGAGCCTGGCGGTAAGCCTCAACGCGCCGGACGACGCCACGCGCGCACGGATTATGCCGATCAACCGTCGTTTCAACCTCGAGCGGCTGTTCGACGCGCTGGAGCGTGTGCAACTGGCGCACCGCCGCCGATTCACATTCGAGTACGTGCTGATCGCCGGGGTCAACGACTCGGACCGCCAGGCGCGGCGGCTGGCCACGCTGATGGGACGGGTGCCCTCCAAGGTCAACCTGATTCCACTCAACCCCGGTCCCGGTATAGACTACGCCCCGCCCGAAGAGCGGCGTGTGCGCGAGTTTCAACAGATACTGCTCGATGCAAACGTGGCCGCGATGGTTCGCAAACCCCGCGGCTCGGACATCGCCGCCGCCTGCGGTCAATTAGTGGCAGAATTAAAGCCCCTCGGAGGATCCCAATGA